One Ogataea parapolymorpha DL-1 chromosome VI, whole genome shotgun sequence DNA window includes the following coding sequences:
- a CDS encoding Nucleoporin, with product MFGNSASTTSGFGGFGSNSAWNNNNSSPFGTNTVNNNTSSPFGSNTNTNTGGLFGAAANTSSGLGTFGSNTNTNAPANGTSSNTGLFGTGSSFNSSSSPFGQSAFGNTASTGTTSTGLFGASNNTGSAFGSTATTSPFGQQSTAPRFGSTLGATNTQNRGTSVAPFKPLTEKDPTNGTQYYETITAMPEYSKFSVEELRVQDYIDGRRYGNNAGSAGTGSFGTGTGFGSSTAGGFGTASNTGGLFGQSNNTTSGGLFGQSNNNTGGNLFGANKPATGGLFGSSNNNTSAFGSNNNSAFGSSAAPFGQTNNSPFGQQQQSATFGASSSSPFGQQNNNAGTLFGANNNQTSSPFGQQSTTPAFGSNNQTGTGVFGNNNNQTSAFGSTGTNTGNLFGANTTANKPTFGGFGSSGNTSGGFGSTGNTSGNLFGNNNNNQQSGGLFGNNNSQSGGLFGQPNKPAGTGFGFGSTNNAQNGSLFGNNASANNNTSAPLFGNNTNQGGSLFGNKPAATSAGGLFGNNNTANTGTGGGFGFGANNNNNASSGALFGNKPASSGTGFGSTNAASGSLFGNKPAATTTTPSFGTTNNNTNSLFGNKPAGTTSGGLFGNNNQSSTSGGLFGNKPATTGGLFGNNNQSSTSATSGGLFGNKPAGTTSGGLFGNNNQQSSSFAFGQGQQQQQQQQQQQPLANLDPYGTNPLFSSMGANTNPIVQQPPVPQAIPVKQVAKKKPMLTSAYKLNPKPLFSPNDLLVTKPGSIVAVSSPSTAGSNSSSKSATQTLIEDSKDSVNGSKSEKFLSPTTDDAILSSYIFAPSRNVTKLIIDKTKQEDEFEGLKATNLVTPRRQITMKASMSSLTPKPYVSPSKTVLENGNSHEPPAEISSTPKSVSESTSTNEEWPEGYWISPSLEELQKMSATQLKSVPDFKVGRTGYGKIEFLKPVDLTSILLQKIPEIIVFDKQSCIIYPDLNTRPPVGEGFNIPATVSLEGCFPLSKDTKKPITDPHHAVVKKHIRRLQMIPNTEFVGYDSISGTWQFKLEHV from the coding sequence ATGTTTGGCAACTCGGcgtccaccaccagcgGGTTTGGAGGGTTTGGTTCCAACAGCGCCTGGAATAACAACAATTCCTCACCGTTTGGAACAAACACTGTAAACAACAATACCTCATCTCCGTTTGGGTCgaacacaaacacaaacacGGGAGGCTTGTTTGGGGCCGCTGCAAATACGTCCTCTGGGCTGGGCACATTTGGGTCCAACACCAATACCAATGCCCCAGCCAATGGCACCTCCTCGAACACCGGCTTGTTTGGAACAGGATCATCGTTCAACAGCTCATCTTCGCCGTTTGGCCAATCGGCCTTTGGCAACACAGCATCCACTGGAACCACGTCAACCGGTCTTTTTGGTGCATCGAACAATACTGGCTCTGCTTTTGGGTCTACAGCCACGACGTCTCCGTTTGGCCAACAGTCCACTGCACCTCGGTTCGGATCCACCCTTGGAGCCACTAACACCCAGAACAGAGGCACGTCTGTGGCTCCATTCAAGCCGCTAACCGAGAAGGATCCAACAAATGGAACGCAATACTATGAGACAATCACAGCCATGCCTGAGTACTCCAAGTTTTCTgtcgaggagctcagaGTTCAAGATTACATAGATGGCAGACGCTACGGTAACAATGCTGGGTCTGCTGGAACGGGAAGTTTTGGCACAGGAACTGGTTTCGGCTCCAGTACCGCTGGTGGATTTGGAACCGCATCCAACACCGGCGGCCTCTTTGGCCAATCCAACAATACTACCTCAGGCGGTCTATTTGGACAGTCCAACAATAATACTGGCGGAAACCTCTTTGGTGCCAATAAACCTGCCACAGGCGGCCTTTTCGGGTCATCCAATAACAACACCTCTGCCTTTGGCTCGAACAACAATTCTGCATTTGGCTCGTCCGCTGCTCCATTCGGGCAGACGAACAACTCGCCATtcggccagcagcagcagtcgGCTACATTTGGAGCGTCCTCGAGTTCTCCCTTTGGACAACAAAACAACAATGCTGGCACCCTTTTTGGTGCCAACAATAATCAGACCAGCTCTCCATTTGGTCAACAGAGCACAACACCTGCTTTTGGCTCGAATAACCAGACCGGCACTGGCGTGTTtggcaacaacaacaaccaaACAAGTGCTTTTGGCAGCACGGGAACTAACACTGGTAACCTGTTTGGTGCAAACACCACGGCTAACAAACCCACTTTTGGCGGATTTGGCTCGTCTGGGAACACATCTGGAGGCTTTGGCTCGACAGGTAATACCTCGGGTAATCTATTTGGCAACAACAATAATAACCAGCAATCCGGTGGACTGTTTGGCAACAATAACAGCCAGTCTGGAGGCCTCTTTGGCCAGCCTAACAAGCCTGCCGGTACTGGCTTTGGTTTTGGTTCGACTAATAACGCACAGAACGGATCACTGTTTGGAAACAACGCTTCGGCCAACAACAATACATCGGCACCACTGTTCGGCAATAATACTAATCAGGGTGGATCACTTTTTGGTAACAAACCAGCAGCCACTTCTGCCGGAGGTCtctttggaaacaacaACACAGCCAACACTGGAACTGGGGGTGGCTTTGGATTTGGCGCAAACAATAACAACAATGCATCGTCGGGGGCTCTGTTTGGCAATAAGCCTGCTTCCAGTGGAACTGGATTTGGTTCGACAAACGCCGCATCTGGTTCCTTATTTGGTAATAAGCCAGCAGCCACCACTACGACTCCTAGTTTCGGCACAACGAATAATAATACCAACAGTTTGTTTGGAAACAAGCCGGCAGGAACAACTTCGGGtggtctttttggcaacaaCAATCAATCCTCCACGTCTGGAGGACTTTTTGGAAATAAGCCAGCGACGACTGGGGGACTCTTCGGAAACAATAACCAATCATCCACGTCGGCAACCTCAGGAGGACTATTCGGCAATAAACCTGCCGGAACGACTTCTGGCGGCCTCTTTGGCAATAACAACCAGCAATCGAGCTCCTTTGCATTTGGGCAAGgccaacaacagcagcaacagcagcaacagcaacagcctCTGGCCAATCTGGACCCATATGGAACAAATCCTTTATTTTCCTCTATGGGAGCCAATACAAATCCTATTGTCCAACAACCTCCTGTTCCTCAGGCTATTCCGGTGAAACaggtggccaagaaaaagccaatGCTCACTTCGGCCTACAAATTGAACCCAAAACCGTTGTTTTCACCTAACGATCTCCTGGTAACGAAACCAGGCAGTATTGTGGcagtttcttctccatccaCCGCGGGCTCGAATAGCTCCAGCAAATCTGCCACTCAGACTTTAATCGAAGACTCCAAAGACTCTGTCAACGGCTCCAAATCCGAAAAATTCCTCTCGCCTACAACGGATGACGccattttgtccagctACATTTTTGCCCCGTCCAGAAATGTCACTAAGCTCATCATTGACAAAACGAAGCAAGAAGACGAGTTTGAAGGTCTCAAAGCAACCAATCTAGTCACTCCGCGTCGCCAGATCACGATGAAGGCCTCGATGAGCAGCCTCACCCCAAAACCATACGTGTCTCCTAGCAAGACCGTGCTCGAGAATGGAAACAGCCACGAGCCTCCAGCAGAGATCTCGAGCACTCCTAAATCGGTGTCCGAATCGACTTCGACCAATGAGGAATGGCCGGAGGGCTACTGGATCTCTCCTTcattggaagagctgcaaaaaaTGTCCGCTACACAGCTCAAATCTGTGCCAGATTTCAAGGTGGGCCGCACCGGCTACGGAAAAATCGAGTTCCTCAAACCTGTGGATCTCACTTCAATTCTCCTGCAAAAAATCCCAGAAATTATTGTGTTTGACAAGCAGTCCTGTATTATCTACCCAGATCTCAATACCAGACCGCCAGTTGGTGAAGGTTTCAACATCCCAGCAACAGTGTCTCTCGAAGGATGCTTCCCACTGTCCAAGGACACCAAAAAGCCAATCACGGACCCACATCATGCTGTTGTGAAGAAACATATCAGACGGTTGCAAATGATTCCGAACACGGAGTTCGTGGGTTACGATTCCATCTCCGGTACCTGGCAGTTCAAGCTTGAACATGTCTAA
- a CDS encoding calcium/calmodulin-dependent protein kinase kinase, translating into MSESPSYSRTSSTSSLGKLLESFHHHKPNVTSRKSTNSIATSPSRDNLGILARAKRSSVKLDEYDRQTHEETVLPVPQLPKVKETHYVRVEYDPITHKRILNTYEILKDLGSGQHGKVKLAKDLNSNELVAIKIVDRGSKPRLGRLTRPGSSQEDKIRREIAIMKKCSHPHVVKLLEVLDAESSRKIYMVLEYLEKGEIQWQKEDEETEFKPEPLLSLSEAKNVFRDVVSGLEYLHNQGIIHRDIKPSNLLVSKDYVVKISDFGVSFAASLEGNDEVELAKTAGTPAFLAPELCKTDGSCDKVTYKIDIWALGVTLYCLLFGCLPFNAESEFALFDTICNKPLTYPDTNKWKCSPPIPDYDLNQAKDLIDKLLRKSPENRIEISDIKAHPFFLEGLSRAQSRKYKANWNSKMKIAVSTEEVNEAVVGIGNRIKKKLSDVFRLTGLSAPKTKQSLYVQSLKGMMSPSDSESSTGTPTNGEHSYLLSEALSTSGWSKSSSLPSSPSAQSATPPKLVTRRSELAPGNRDSLALSIDSTTTDSSSLSKVVETKHNVDADSLIAPNRRGSSALSQLSEIIRTTSNPDSSNLPITESEMTITTDTSDRELIDPSYSVDDKSGHTNTAQEDDSPNGASLPVVPSFASLDSFYENSSNPNSSSLETSVYTGIPSQRLPTNLGTRQGSVSSSTSMSRASHGELRSAASHTLGNDVPLHTMNSAVSVPEHIKSDLESIAPAITNDYYSARHLSPAGRPVSVAMPQCRNSRKVVFNNDSENSASSDDEGSSEQRTIKVPDNPQETQKSPTNTARNPLYGKKLVIAPVSHNSESGSDSEDSDDSAELTLSFGMNRSRPPLVARPSLPRATSHATSIIQDSIHDVPVNLISPDYQTEASKLIPGIRNTDLSGK; encoded by the coding sequence ATGTCCGAATCACCCAGTTATTCCAGAACAAGTTCCACTTCGTCTTTGGGAAAGCTTCTTGAAAGTTTTCACCACCACAAACCAAACGTCACCTCCAGAAAGAGCACTAACTCAATAGCCACGAGTCCTTCAAGGGACAATCTAGGTATCCTAGCACGTGCCAAACGCAGTAGTGTGAAACTGGATGAGTACGACCGCCAAACACACGAGGAAACAGTATTACCGGTCCCTCAACTGCCAAAGGTGAAGGAGACTCATTATGTGCGTGTGGAGTACGATCCGATAACGCACAAGAGAATACTGAACACATATgagattctcaaagatCTTGGGAGCGGTCAGCATGGCAAAGTGAAATTGGCAAAAGACCTCAATtccaacgagctggttgCAATAAAGATTGTGGATCGTGGCTCAAAGCCAAGATTGGGTCGATTGACGCGACCTGGATCCTCCCAAGAGGACAAAATTAGACGGGAAATAGCGATCATGAAGAAGTGCTCGCACCCGCATGTTGTCAAGCTTTTGGAAGTACTGGACGCAGAAAGCTCTAGAAAAATATACATGGTGCTAGAATATTTGGAGAAAGGTGAGATTCAGTGGCAGAAGGAAGACGAAGAGACTGAGTTCAAACCCGAACCGTTGCTTTCCTTATCTGAAGCAAAGAATGTGTTCAGAGACGTTGTCAGCGGGCTCGAATATCTGCATAATCAAGGAATCATCCACAGAGACATCAAACCATCCAATTTACTCGTTTCTAAAGACTATGTGGTAAAGATATCAGACTTTGGGGTCTCCTTCGCAGCAAGCTTGGAAGGAAATGACGAAgtcgagctcgccaaaacTGCAGGCACACCTGCGTTCTTGGCTCCGGAATTGTGCAAAACAGATGGGTCTTGTGACAAAGTGACCTACAAGATAGATATATGGGCTTTGGGAGTCACATTATACTGTTTATTATTTGGCTGTCTTCCGTTCAACGCCGAGTCAGAATTTGCGTTGTTTGACACCATCTGCAACAAGCCATTAACCTACCCAGATACCAATAAATGGAAGTGCTCGCCGCCAATACCAGATTACGATTTGAACCAAGCCAAGGATCTTATCGACAAGCTTCTCCGGAAATCGCCTGAGAATAGAATCGAGATCAGTGATATAAAGGCACAtcctttttttctcgaaGGACTGTCCCGGGCCCAATCTAGAAAATACAAAGCCAATTGGAATAGCAAAATGAAGATTGCCGTTAGCACTGAAGAGGTTAACGAGGCAGTGGTCGGTATCGGCAACAGaatcaagaagaaactgTCTGATGTTTTTAGACTGACAGGTCTTTCTGCTCCTAAAACGAAACAATCGCTTTACGTCCAATCTCTAAAAGGCATGATGAGTCCTTCTGACTCAGAATCGTCCACAGGCACTCCAACTAACGGCGAACATTCTTATTTGCTGTCGGAGGCCCTCAGCACAAGCGGGTGGTCAAAGAGTTCCAGCCTTCCTTCGTCTCCATCAGCGCAAAGCGCTACACCTCCAAAATTAGTTACTCGCCGGAGCGAGCTGGCACCTGGAAACCGGGACTCTCTCGCCCTTTCTATTGACTCGACCACAACAGATTCATCGTCGTTGTCCAAAGTGGTCGAGACAAAGCACAACGTGGACGCAGACTCTCTCATTGCACCAAACCGAAGAGGCTCTTCTGCACTTAGTCAACTTTCCGAGATCATTAGAACGACGAGCAACCCGGACTCGTCAAATTTGCCCATAACAGAGAGCGAAATGACCATCACCACAGATACAAGTGACCGTGAGCTGATCGATCCGTCATACAGCGTTGATGACAAATCCGGTCATACAAATACAGCACAGGAGGATGACTCGCCGAACGGGGCCTCGTTGCCGGTGGTTCCCAGCTTTGCATCGCTGGACAGTTTCTATGAAAACTCGTCCAAtccaaactcctcgtcgctcgaAACCTCAGTTTACACAGGAATACCATCGCAGAGACTGCCAACCAACTTGGGCACGCGTCAAGGCTCAGTGAGCTCTTCTACGTCGATGTCACGTGCTTCACACGGAGAACTTCGCTCTGCTGCTTCGCATACACTAGGGAACGACGTTCCCTTGCACACAATGAACTCTGCAGTGTCCGTGCCAGAACATATTAAATCCGATCTGGAATCCATCGCACCTGCGATCACTAATGATTACTACAGTGCGAGACACTTGTCCCCGGCTGGACGACCTGTTAGCGTAGCCATGCCACAATGCCGAAACTCGCGCAAGGTGGTTTTCAATAATGACTCCGAAAACTCTGCTTCTTCTGACGATGAAGGGAGTTCTGAACAGCGGACCATCAAAGTGCCGGATAATCCTCAAGAAACGCAGAAGTCTCCAACCAACACCGCGCGGAATCCTCTGTACGGGAAAAAACTGGTGATTGCGCCAGTTTCTCACAACTCCGAAAGCGGGTCAGACTCCGAAGACTCTGACGACTCCGCAGAGCTGACACTGTCATTTGGAATGAATCGCTCTCGACCTCCACTTGTTGCGCGTCCATCGCTTCCGCGTGCTACGAGCCACGCCACTTCAATTATCCAGGACAGCATACACGACGTTCCGGTGAATTTGATTTCACCGGACTACCAGACGGAGGCCAGCAAATTGATTCCCGGGATACGAAATACTGATTTGAGCGGTAAGTAG